The Salvia splendens isolate huo1 chromosome 21, SspV2, whole genome shotgun sequence genome includes a window with the following:
- the LOC121785570 gene encoding putative peptidyl-tRNA hydrolase PTRHD1, whose protein sequence is MASSIMPHFPLLKPNFHTGTTKITQKSTVFLRSAARMDSSSSASANAPAESSAATTQDTVVQYVVLRRDLIDTWPLGSVVTQGCHASVAAIWTHKDDPDTLSYCSPPNLDSMHKVTLEVKGETQLLNLSEKLKAGGVAHKLWIEQPENFATCLATKPCPKSAVSSFFKKLKLCK, encoded by the exons ATGGCTTCGTCGATAATGCCCCATTTCCCTCTTTTAAAACCGAATTTTCACACCGGGACAACTAAAATCACTCAAAAGAGCACCGTCTTTCTCCGCTCCGCCGCTCGAATGGACTCGTCGTCGTCGGCCTCCGCGAACGCACCGGCGGAATCCTCCGCCGCCACCACCCAGGACACGGTGGTGCAGTACGTCGTGCTGCGGAGGGACCTAATCGACACGTGGCCACTGGGGAGCGTGGTAACACAGGGCTGCCATGCCTCCGTCGCCGCGATTTGGACTCACAAGGATGATCCAGACACTCTCTCCTACTGCTCTCCTCCCAATCTCGATTCTATGCACAAG GTCACTCTTGAAGTAAAGGGTGAAACTCAGTTATTAAACTTGTCGGAGAAGCTAAAAGCCGGTGGCGTCGCTCATAAGCTGTGGATAGAACAACCTGAGAACTTTGCTACTTGCCTCGCTACAAAGCCTTGCCCGAAATCCGCTGTATCATCATTTTTCAAAAAGCTTAAACTCTGTAAGTGA